In the genome of Solibacillus silvestris, one region contains:
- a CDS encoding heme-degrading monooxygenase IsdG (iron regulated; catalyzes the release of heme from hemoglobin allowing bacterial pathogens to use the host heme as an iron source): MITVTNRIQVKKGFAEKMAPQFVQPGPLQEFEGFQKVEVLVSTQFEEYDEMSVVMYWDSKENFAVWRESDAFKQSHKRPSEGEGGGHHQGESPMLGSQIVIAEVAGTISK; the protein is encoded by the coding sequence ATGATTACAGTAACAAACCGTATCCAAGTAAAAAAAGGTTTTGCCGAAAAAATGGCCCCACAATTTGTACAACCAGGTCCATTACAGGAATTTGAAGGTTTCCAAAAAGTAGAAGTATTAGTTTCGACGCAATTTGAAGAATATGATGAAATGAGCGTTGTTATGTACTGGGATTCAAAAGAAAACTTTGCTGTATGGCGTGAAAGTGATGCATTCAAACAATCTCATAAACGTCCATCTGAAGGTGAAGGCGGCGGCCACCACCAAGGTGAGTCACCAATGCTAGGTTCACAAATCGTGATTGCCGAAGTAGCAGGCACAATCTCAAAATAG
- a CDS encoding DNA-binding response regulator produces MIKVVIVDDHEMVRIGVAAYLSAQPDIEVIGEATNGEEAIDKVLALKPDIVLMDNVMPIKTGAEATAEILAQWPQAKVMIVTSFIDDDKLYPALEAGAVSYILKTSNAKQIADAIRKTMDGETVLEPEATTRVMARMRGTTPALHNHLTDREMEVLLCMARGLANQEIAEELFIALKTVKTHVSNILSKLEVQDRTQAVVYAFQNGLVK; encoded by the coding sequence ATGATTAAAGTTGTCATAGTAGATGATCACGAAATGGTTCGAATCGGCGTTGCTGCGTATTTATCGGCACAACCGGATATCGAAGTCATCGGTGAAGCGACAAACGGTGAGGAAGCGATTGATAAAGTGTTGGCATTGAAGCCGGATATTGTGCTGATGGATAATGTGATGCCGATTAAAACGGGTGCTGAAGCGACTGCAGAAATTCTGGCACAATGGCCGCAAGCAAAAGTAATGATTGTCACGAGCTTTATCGATGACGATAAATTATACCCTGCCCTTGAAGCAGGCGCTGTCAGCTATATACTGAAAACGAGCAACGCCAAACAGATTGCCGACGCAATCCGGAAAACGATGGACGGAGAAACGGTTCTTGAGCCGGAAGCAACGACACGGGTAATGGCACGTATGCGCGGTACCACACCTGCCCTGCATAACCATTTAACAGACCGGGAAATGGAAGTCCTATTATGTATGGCTCGCGGCCTTGCCAATCAGGAAATCGCGGAAGAACTGTTTATCGCATTAAAAACGGTCAAAACCCATGTCAGCAACATTTTAAGTAAACTCGAAGTGCAGGACCGCACACAGGCTGTCGTCTATGCATTTCAAAATGGCTTAGTAAAGTAA
- a CDS encoding O-linked GlcNAc transferase, whose translation MSNMEQYFYDGQFLKCYEEAKRQSQSGENEQATQFLKVFEKYEYEKFPKPTVQISQSVERANESYPENDELEQLRAIKDEQQFSAKVKQLEDDARSADAERKAQSFYVQGHLFLMAHHYDESVHCFMEAVRHHPNKALFYGIAGQTMNRFNWSPFDVMVYIERAIELDPENARWYWNKALVLTQLYKDLNAEPFLENALIAIEKAIEKCREDQTSLRSGIDTTLENLKEYLFN comes from the coding sequence ATGTCGAACATGGAGCAGTATTTTTATGACGGGCAGTTTTTGAAATGCTATGAAGAAGCGAAACGCCAATCACAAAGCGGCGAAAATGAACAGGCAACTCAATTTTTAAAAGTCTTCGAAAAATACGAGTATGAAAAATTTCCGAAACCGACCGTACAGATTTCGCAAAGTGTCGAACGTGCGAATGAAAGCTATCCTGAAAATGATGAGCTTGAGCAATTGCGGGCAATCAAGGATGAACAGCAGTTTTCAGCAAAAGTCAAACAGCTTGAAGATGATGCACGATCAGCCGATGCGGAACGGAAAGCGCAGTCGTTTTATGTACAGGGGCATCTTTTTTTAATGGCACACCATTATGATGAAAGTGTGCACTGCTTTATGGAAGCGGTGAGGCATCATCCGAACAAGGCGTTGTTTTACGGGATAGCTGGACAGACGATGAACCGTTTTAACTGGTCGCCGTTTGATGTGATGGTCTATATTGAGCGGGCAATCGAACTGGATCCGGAAAATGCAAGATGGTACTGGAATAAGGCGCTCGTTTTAACACAGCTTTACAAAGATTTGAATGCCGAACCGTTTTTGGAAAATGCTTTGATTGCCATTGAAAAGGCAATTGAGAAATGCCGCGAAGATCAAACATCGCTACGTTCAGGCATCGACACAACATTGGAAAATTTGAAAGAATATCTTTTCAATTAA
- a CDS encoding flotillin — protein sequence MSGLAGISGILIAVGVVVFLIVALVAVYIMKYRTAGPDEALIVTGSYLGSKNVHTDDSGNRIKIIRGGGTFVFPVFQQAKPLSLLSSKLEVTTPEVYTEQGVPVMADGTAIIKIGGSISEIATAAEQFLGKDKQERESEAREVLEGHLRSILGSMTVEEIYKNRDKFSQEVQRVASQDLAKMGLIIVSFTIKDVRDKNGYLDSLGKPRIAQVKRDADIATAEADKETRIKRAQAAQEAQQAELERATEIAEAEKNNQLKVAEYRREQDIAKARADQAYELESARAKQEVTEQEMQVRIIERQKQIELEEKEILRREKQYDSEVKKKADADRYAIEQNAEAQKRKELAQADAEKYRIEAQAQAEAERIRLDGLAKADAERAQGTAEAEIIRLRGLAEAEAKEKIAEAFEQYGQAAVLDMIVKMLPEYAKQVASPLSNIDKITVVDTGGGTNGGAGKVTGYATDLMAGLQETLKASSGIDVKELIETYVGKNAFEKSAIISREDFSRVEEVLEK from the coding sequence ATGTCAGGTTTAGCAGGTATATCTGGAATTTTAATAGCAGTTGGGGTAGTCGTATTTCTAATTGTCGCTCTTGTAGCCGTCTATATTATGAAATATCGCACAGCTGGTCCGGATGAAGCATTAATCGTAACAGGTAGTTATTTAGGCAGCAAAAATGTACATACCGACGATTCAGGAAATCGTATTAAAATTATCCGCGGTGGTGGTACATTTGTATTCCCGGTTTTCCAGCAGGCAAAACCATTAAGTCTACTTTCAAGTAAATTAGAAGTAACGACTCCGGAAGTTTATACAGAACAAGGTGTTCCTGTAATGGCAGATGGGACAGCAATCATTAAAATCGGTGGCTCAATTTCGGAAATTGCAACAGCGGCCGAGCAATTTTTAGGAAAAGATAAACAGGAACGCGAAAGTGAAGCACGCGAAGTACTGGAAGGTCACTTACGTTCGATTTTAGGTTCGATGACGGTAGAAGAAATCTATAAAAACCGTGATAAATTCTCGCAGGAAGTACAACGTGTCGCATCTCAGGATTTAGCGAAAATGGGCTTGATCATTGTATCATTTACGATTAAAGATGTGCGCGATAAAAACGGCTATTTGGACTCTCTAGGTAAACCACGAATCGCTCAAGTGAAACGTGATGCCGATATCGCAACTGCTGAAGCAGATAAAGAAACACGTATTAAACGTGCTCAAGCAGCTCAGGAAGCGCAACAGGCCGAATTAGAGCGCGCTACTGAGATTGCAGAAGCCGAGAAAAATAATCAGTTAAAAGTGGCAGAATACCGCCGCGAGCAGGACATTGCAAAAGCCCGTGCCGATCAGGCGTACGAATTGGAATCTGCACGTGCTAAACAGGAAGTAACGGAACAGGAAATGCAAGTACGAATTATTGAGCGTCAAAAGCAAATCGAATTAGAAGAAAAAGAAATTCTGCGTCGTGAAAAGCAATACGATTCAGAAGTGAAGAAAAAGGCAGATGCTGATCGTTATGCGATCGAACAAAATGCCGAAGCACAAAAACGTAAAGAGCTTGCGCAGGCAGATGCGGAGAAATACCGTATTGAAGCACAGGCACAAGCTGAAGCAGAGCGCATTCGTTTAGATGGTCTTGCGAAAGCAGATGCAGAGCGTGCACAAGGTACGGCTGAAGCAGAAATTATCCGTCTACGCGGTCTTGCGGAAGCGGAAGCGAAAGAGAAAATTGCGGAAGCGTTTGAACAGTACGGTCAGGCAGCTGTCCTTGATATGATTGTTAAAATGTTACCAGAATACGCAAAACAAGTTGCTAGTCCACTTTCGAATATCGACAAGATTACAGTTGTGGATACAGGAGGCGGTACAAACGGCGGCGCTGGTAAAGTAACGGGCTATGCGACGGATTTAATGGCTGGCTTGCAGGAAACATTAAAAGCATCTTCCGGTATCGATGTAAAAGAACTAATCGAAACATACGTCGGAAAAAATGCGTTTGAAAAATCGGCAATAATTTCTCGCGAAGACTTCTCACGAGTTGAAGAAGTACTTGAAAAATAA
- a CDS encoding cobalamin synthase: protein MKNSWNGFLLAWQFFSAVPIKKQLDMNAKSVTWMYGFLPIVGLLIGSIISGGVFILSRYSEVSELLLAILIVIGLIVLTGGLHLDGWIDMSDAFFSYGEKEKRLEILDDPRTGAFGVLSVFGLLVLKIGIIYEMLTYGQLAIVPFLIFIPFIARMGMLLYFVTMQPAKEKGLAAYFKGIVIRNKLVFLIVLQSILAFVSWFYIGVFSLFILVIVMLVAVVIYRKWSRKHFGGVTGDLLGALGEGLEVVLWLTILLCI, encoded by the coding sequence TTGAAAAATAGTTGGAACGGTTTTTTGTTAGCTTGGCAATTTTTTTCGGCAGTGCCGATAAAAAAACAGCTGGATATGAATGCCAAGTCTGTTACATGGATGTATGGATTTTTGCCGATTGTCGGTTTACTTATCGGGTCCATCATTAGTGGTGGTGTATTTATACTATCTCGCTATAGTGAGGTTTCGGAGTTGCTGTTGGCGATTTTGATTGTGATCGGATTGATCGTTCTGACAGGTGGACTGCATTTAGACGGCTGGATCGATATGAGCGATGCGTTCTTTTCCTATGGAGAAAAGGAGAAACGGCTGGAGATATTAGATGATCCGCGAACAGGCGCTTTTGGGGTACTTAGTGTTTTTGGTTTACTTGTATTAAAAATCGGCATTATTTATGAAATGTTGACGTATGGGCAATTGGCGATTGTGCCATTTTTAATCTTTATTCCTTTTATAGCGCGAATGGGGATGCTGCTCTATTTTGTAACGATGCAGCCGGCAAAAGAAAAGGGACTCGCTGCTTATTTTAAAGGGATCGTCATTCGAAATAAGCTTGTTTTTCTGATCGTTTTACAAAGTATTCTAGCATTTGTAAGCTGGTTTTACATTGGCGTATTCAGCTTATTTATTTTAGTTATCGTGATGCTGGTCGCCGTTGTTATTTACCGGAAATGGTCAAGGAAACATTTTGGCGGTGTAACAGGCGATTTACTCGGTGCGCTCGGTGAAGGATTGGAGGTTGTCCTATGGCTCACGATATTACTGTGCATTTAA
- a CDS encoding branched chain amino acid aminotransferase codes for MTTYQITTELSTNRKQKTPAEQLGFGKIFTDHMFVMDYEDGKGWHNATITPYAPITLSPAAMVFHYGQAVFEGLKAYMTEDGEVQLFRPDRNFQRLNSSNARLCIPPIDEDFALEALKELLRVDREWVPTAPGTSLYIRPFIIATESYLGVNPAKSYKFMIIMSPVGSYYKEGINPVKILVEQQYVRAVVGGTGEAKTAGNYASSLKGSEIAAQQGYSQTLWLDGKENKYVEEVGSMNIFFKISGKVITPALNGSILPGITRDSMIEVLKSKNIPIEERAIAFEEVVEAAKNGTLEEAFGTGTAAVISPVGELKWLDDVISVNNGQIGEVTQMLYDTLTGIQYGKVADTFGWTVKI; via the coding sequence ATGACAACATACCAAATTACAACTGAGTTATCAACAAATAGAAAACAAAAAACACCTGCAGAACAGCTTGGTTTTGGTAAGATTTTTACTGACCATATGTTTGTTATGGATTATGAAGATGGAAAAGGATGGCATAATGCGACGATTACACCATATGCTCCGATTACATTAAGTCCTGCTGCGATGGTATTCCACTATGGACAAGCGGTATTTGAAGGTTTAAAAGCATATATGACAGAAGATGGTGAAGTACAGCTATTCCGCCCGGACCGTAACTTCCAGCGATTAAATTCTTCCAATGCACGCCTTTGCATTCCGCCGATTGATGAGGATTTTGCATTAGAAGCATTAAAAGAATTACTTCGAGTAGATCGCGAGTGGGTTCCGACAGCGCCAGGTACATCACTTTATATTCGACCATTTATTATTGCGACAGAGAGCTATTTAGGTGTAAACCCTGCGAAAAGCTATAAATTTATGATTATTATGTCACCGGTTGGCTCTTATTATAAAGAAGGCATTAACCCGGTTAAAATTTTAGTAGAACAGCAATATGTTCGTGCCGTAGTTGGCGGTACAGGTGAAGCGAAAACAGCCGGCAACTATGCGTCGAGCTTAAAAGGTTCAGAAATTGCTGCGCAACAAGGCTATTCTCAAACATTATGGCTGGACGGGAAAGAAAATAAATACGTAGAAGAAGTCGGCAGTATGAACATCTTCTTTAAAATTTCAGGAAAAGTAATTACGCCTGCATTAAACGGCAGTATTTTACCAGGGATTACACGCGATTCGATGATTGAAGTATTAAAATCAAAAAATATCCCGATTGAAGAGCGAGCAATTGCCTTTGAAGAAGTTGTGGAAGCTGCTAAAAACGGCACATTGGAAGAGGCGTTCGGTACAGGAACTGCCGCTGTAATTTCGCCGGTAGGGGAGCTGAAATGGCTGGATGATGTCATTTCTGTCAACAATGGCCAAATCGGTGAAGTAACACAAATGCTTTACGATACATTAACAGGCATCCAGTACGGTAAAGTTGCCGATACATTTGGCTGGACGGTTAAAATCTAA
- a CDS encoding iron ABC transporter substrate-binding protein, producing MKFLSWKGISIYLTIILFLLIFIQILDWNKGNDKEAQYAVELEKAYIDLVDFQTYILNDEVQIDDNRHVLTMYEKNFQYQLSMFIDIFGNKKVDDLNLFDSYKQIDEALSSFYEAENAEQQGQAHEQLIDAKHALFTILNDLK from the coding sequence ATGAAGTTTTTATCTTGGAAAGGTATTTCGATCTACTTAACAATCATTCTATTTTTACTCATTTTTATTCAGATTCTGGACTGGAATAAAGGGAATGATAAAGAGGCCCAATATGCAGTAGAACTGGAAAAAGCGTATATAGATCTGGTCGATTTTCAGACGTATATTTTGAACGATGAAGTGCAGATCGATGACAACAGGCATGTGTTGACGATGTATGAAAAAAACTTTCAATATCAGCTAAGCATGTTCATTGATATTTTCGGTAATAAAAAAGTGGATGATTTAAACCTATTTGATTCCTATAAACAAATCGATGAGGCATTATCATCATTTTATGAAGCGGAAAATGCGGAACAGCAGGGACAGGCACATGAACAGTTGATCGATGCGAAACATGCACTGTTTACTATATTGAATGATTTGAAATAA
- a CDS encoding ABC transporter permease — translation MKKFFLYSAAFITAIIALCLLAPVAGLLISGALLAAGLHYYTESKSTFGKVMSLVVALAGLVSALSNIPGFIGLAAIGVLFYLYKARKNEKIEFLPGKKEEEDPFTNFEREWANLNK, via the coding sequence ATGAAAAAGTTTTTCTTATATTCAGCGGCTTTTATCACAGCGATCATCGCACTTTGCCTGCTCGCACCGGTAGCCGGCTTATTAATCTCAGGAGCACTTTTAGCAGCGGGTCTGCACTATTACACAGAAAGTAAATCAACTTTCGGAAAAGTAATGAGCCTTGTTGTCGCTTTAGCCGGTTTAGTAAGTGCATTATCAAACATTCCAGGCTTTATCGGTTTAGCTGCGATCGGCGTATTGTTTTATCTTTATAAAGCACGTAAAAACGAAAAGATTGAATTTTTACCAGGCAAAAAAGAGGAAGAAGATCCATTTACAAACTTTGAACGTGAATGGGCAAATTTAAATAAATAG
- a CDS encoding bifunctional metallophosphatase/5'-nucleotidase, with product MKFTIIATSDIHGHTERLSQLAQMIAARQPALLIDNGDFLQGSHLSYYYDYIVEKQHPQIELANKLGYDVAVFGNHEFNYSSEKIQSIRDACSFPWIAANIPGFAQPYVIKEINGLRIAVIGITTHFTKNWDECESTKHLHFENSFECAKKTVKHVREIEQAQLVILSYHGGFERDLHSGHLIDLEQGENEGYRMLQEIEGIDLFITGHQHLEIATVQNGVAVVQPGANAHCFAQIDVTVEDDTFSFEPAIIQVDPALKMQSFHGFEAWKKQPIGTADKALTYADFFTPRTKMTAYTQMLHDMQLHYTGAQISVIELPYHSQGGFPQRITREDVLHNLPRANRLLVIQMTGAEIRRAIEQSAAVFALNDQGQIDFSMAVNYPEPQPYIYDLWGGIDYTIDLRQQTGQRVTKLTFEGNPIQDNEIFEVAVNSYRATGAHQLPMFQKQPIREADKFIPDLMMDYIEQTSPLTIQIKNEFQMK from the coding sequence ATGAAATTTACTATTATTGCGACGAGCGATATCCATGGACATACAGAACGTTTATCACAGCTTGCGCAAATGATTGCTGCTAGACAGCCCGCGCTGTTAATCGATAATGGCGATTTTTTGCAGGGCAGTCATTTAAGCTATTATTATGATTATATTGTCGAAAAACAGCACCCGCAAATCGAACTTGCGAACAAACTCGGCTATGATGTCGCAGTTTTCGGGAATCATGAATTCAACTATTCTTCCGAAAAAATACAATCGATCCGTGATGCATGCAGTTTTCCTTGGATTGCCGCAAATATCCCGGGGTTTGCTCAACCGTATGTTATTAAGGAAATAAACGGGCTACGTATTGCTGTCATAGGGATCACAACTCATTTCACAAAAAACTGGGATGAATGTGAATCGACAAAGCATCTGCATTTTGAAAACTCATTTGAATGTGCGAAAAAAACCGTTAAGCACGTCCGCGAAATTGAACAGGCACAGCTTGTCATTTTAAGCTATCACGGCGGTTTTGAACGTGATCTTCATAGCGGTCACCTAATAGATCTGGAACAAGGTGAAAACGAAGGCTATCGTATGCTTCAAGAAATAGAAGGCATTGATCTATTCATTACAGGACATCAGCATCTGGAAATTGCCACAGTACAAAATGGTGTCGCTGTTGTTCAACCTGGTGCAAATGCACATTGCTTTGCACAAATTGATGTCACTGTGGAAGATGATACGTTTTCTTTTGAACCGGCTATCATCCAAGTTGATCCTGCCTTAAAAATGCAGTCCTTCCACGGATTTGAGGCCTGGAAAAAGCAACCGATCGGAACAGCGGATAAAGCGCTGACCTATGCAGACTTTTTTACGCCCCGCACAAAAATGACCGCATATACACAAATGCTACATGATATGCAGCTTCATTACACCGGTGCCCAAATTTCTGTTATTGAATTGCCCTACCATTCACAAGGGGGCTTTCCTCAGAGAATAACCCGTGAAGATGTTTTACATAATCTCCCCCGAGCAAACCGACTGCTCGTCATCCAAATGACAGGTGCTGAAATCCGCCGGGCGATTGAACAAAGTGCAGCTGTCTTTGCGCTAAATGACCAAGGGCAAATCGATTTTAGTATGGCTGTGAACTATCCGGAGCCTCAGCCGTATATTTATGATCTGTGGGGCGGCATTGATTATACAATTGATTTACGCCAACAAACTGGTCAACGCGTCACAAAGCTGACTTTTGAAGGAAATCCCATTCAGGATAATGAGATCTTTGAAGTTGCCGTCAATAGTTACCGTGCTACAGGGGCGCACCAGTTGCCGATGTTTCAAAAACAGCCTATTCGAGAAGCGGATAAATTCATTCCCGATTTAATGATGGATTACATAGAACAAACCAGTCCGCTAACGATTCAGATTAAAAATGAGTTCCAAATGAAGTAA
- a CDS encoding adenosylcobinamide kinase, whose amino-acid sequence MIFITGGVRSGKSAFAEKFARQLGEEKTLYYVATGVSFDEEMEKRIIRHQQDRENQNAHWNTVEMQVQIPFTIEQLSNNDVVLFECVTTWLSNVLYTYKQINENSEYIDNCIESLQKQLLTWRKQGATIIVVSNEVLDELPSQYDEVNLYRKLLGELHQWIVQNSDEAYEVQFQLVQRWK is encoded by the coding sequence TTGATTTTTATAACCGGTGGTGTGCGCAGCGGCAAAAGTGCTTTTGCAGAAAAATTTGCTAGGCAGTTAGGTGAAGAAAAGACGCTCTACTATGTGGCGACAGGTGTATCCTTTGATGAGGAAATGGAAAAACGAATTATCCGCCATCAGCAAGACCGCGAAAATCAGAACGCCCATTGGAACACAGTTGAAATGCAAGTACAGATTCCTTTTACGATCGAGCAACTTTCAAATAATGATGTTGTGCTTTTTGAATGTGTGACAACATGGCTTTCGAATGTACTGTATACATATAAACAAATAAATGAAAATAGCGAGTATATCGATAATTGTATCGAATCACTGCAAAAGCAATTGCTAACTTGGCGGAAGCAAGGTGCTACAATAATAGTTGTATCAAATGAAGTGCTGGATGAACTGCCATCACAGTATGATGAGGTAAATTTGTACCGCAAATTGCTAGGTGAGCTTCATCAATGGATTGTCCAAAATAGTGATGAAGCATATGAAGTACAATTTCAGCTTGTACAGCGTTGGAAGTAA
- a CDS encoding fructose-2,6-bisphosphatase, with protein MAHDITVHLIRHEKTKANTERKYIGWTDEPILKKVEAEIVLQPGIVYGSDLRRCRETSQCYFPNAEFIASQNLRELHFGDFEMCTYEQLQHNGIYRAWIDDPNNHPIPNGETFFQFKQRVLKGFREIVNEKKEYTLIVHGGVIRLLLAVYGVKAQSFQQTVANHRTIYSLGWNTIEEFIGGARCTLYSEAHITVNENMQKK; from the coding sequence ATGGCTCACGATATTACTGTGCATTTAATCAGGCACGAAAAAACGAAAGCAAATACAGAACGGAAATATATTGGCTGGACAGATGAGCCGATACTGAAAAAAGTGGAAGCTGAGATCGTTTTACAGCCAGGTATTGTTTATGGGAGCGATTTACGGAGATGCCGTGAAACTTCACAATGTTATTTTCCGAATGCCGAATTTATCGCTTCTCAAAATTTGCGTGAGCTGCATTTTGGGGACTTTGAAATGTGTACATATGAACAATTGCAGCATAATGGAATATACCGGGCTTGGATTGATGACCCCAATAATCATCCGATTCCAAACGGTGAAACCTTTTTCCAGTTCAAGCAGCGTGTATTGAAAGGCTTTCGTGAAATTGTAAATGAAAAGAAAGAATATACGCTTATCGTACACGGAGGAGTGATTCGGTTATTACTTGCCGTTTACGGGGTGAAAGCGCAATCCTTTCAGCAAACAGTGGCCAATCATCGAACGATCTACTCACTTGGCTGGAATACGATAGAGGAATTCATAGGAGGTGCGAGATGTACGTTATACTCGGAGGCGCACATAACGGTAAACGAAAATATGCAGAAAAAGTGA
- a CDS encoding adenosylcobinamide kinase: MYVILGGAHNGKRKYAEKVIAQLPEKELIIYEGYLPQPEEIKENERYIISNFEQMILPYLHESEEKVAQQIFGQIMQIAEQAELICICTDTSRGVVPLEKEARQLRDTCGRLYQKLCNEAQTVIRVWYGIPQILKGDSHEQN, from the coding sequence ATGTACGTTATACTCGGAGGCGCACATAACGGTAAACGAAAATATGCAGAAAAAGTGATCGCGCAGTTACCGGAAAAAGAACTGATTATTTATGAAGGATACTTACCACAACCGGAAGAAATAAAAGAAAACGAGCGTTACATAATAAGCAATTTTGAACAGATGATTTTACCGTATCTTCATGAATCCGAAGAAAAGGTGGCACAGCAAATTTTCGGACAGATTATGCAAATTGCTGAACAGGCAGAACTGATCTGTATTTGTACAGATACGAGCCGCGGTGTTGTCCCGCTTGAAAAAGAAGCACGGCAATTAAGAGATACTTGCGGTCGGCTATATCAGAAGCTTTGCAATGAGGCACAGACGGTCATTCGTGTATGGTACGGCATACCTCAAATTTTAAAAGGAGATTCTCATGAGCAAAACTAA
- a CDS encoding two-component sensor histidine kinase produces MIAFIIRFFILMMVFATFALNIFVFLLGQPQEETWRFLWESNEYSIPIVAVIAITATTTSFFISLWISISLKIKENQMTRIVKKVAEPDFAQKFKKANGSLKKALRETNELIETQRTSLQRLSNEKVETNDAIVQERLLAERQRLARELHDSVSQQLFAASMLLSALTEQRQDDLAQKQLKQVEKIVQQAQLEMRALLLHLRPVALHNKSLAEGLEDLIVELQEKVYFNIDYQIEEIGLSKAEEDHLFRIAQEALSNTLRHAKATEVELLLIARDQLAILRIQDNGLGFNLEGDKTTSYGLRNIAERAVEIGCTYKIVSVPDEGTIVEVKVPLKKEEQMND; encoded by the coding sequence ATGATTGCATTTATAATACGTTTTTTTATATTGATGATGGTTTTTGCGACATTTGCTCTGAATATTTTTGTTTTCCTGCTCGGTCAGCCGCAGGAAGAGACTTGGCGTTTTTTATGGGAAAGCAATGAGTATTCAATACCGATTGTCGCTGTGATCGCCATTACCGCAACAACGACCAGTTTCTTTATTTCTTTATGGATATCGATTTCATTAAAAATAAAAGAAAATCAGATGACCCGCATCGTGAAAAAAGTAGCTGAGCCTGATTTTGCACAAAAATTCAAGAAAGCAAATGGTTCGTTAAAAAAGGCCTTGCGCGAAACGAACGAATTAATTGAAACACAGCGGACATCTTTACAGCGACTTTCCAATGAAAAAGTGGAAACAAATGACGCCATCGTCCAGGAGCGGCTCCTTGCAGAACGTCAGCGTCTTGCGCGGGAACTGCATGATTCTGTTTCCCAACAGCTGTTTGCGGCATCCATGCTTCTCTCCGCGCTTACAGAACAGCGTCAAGATGATCTTGCACAAAAGCAGCTCAAACAGGTGGAAAAAATCGTCCAGCAGGCACAGCTCGAAATGCGCGCCCTTCTCCTTCACTTGCGACCTGTCGCTTTGCATAATAAAAGCTTGGCAGAAGGTTTAGAAGATCTAATTGTAGAATTACAGGAAAAAGTGTATTTCAATATTGATTACCAGATCGAAGAAATCGGATTATCGAAAGCGGAGGAAGATCATTTATTCCGTATTGCCCAAGAAGCTTTATCAAATACTTTACGGCATGCAAAAGCAACAGAAGTCGAGCTGTTATTAATCGCACGTGATCAGCTTGCGATTTTGCGCATTCAGGATAATGGCCTTGGCTTTAATTTGGAGGGAGATAAAACGACTTCGTACGGGCTGCGCAATATTGCCGAACGCGCTGTCGAAATTGGCTGTACGTATAAGATTGTCTCTGTACCGGATGAAGGAACAATAGTCGAAGTGAAAGTTCCGCTTAAAAAGGAGGAACAAATGAATGATTAA
- a CDS encoding acyl-CoA dehydrogenase encodes MTFTYENFAKDGTLTLLDPLFTLLLIFSALFIIVLLGFSINPKIMLFIGALIILLSAQLQSIAGILADELNLASSSKNFYIFIAIVVIQLGLIVFAFVKDKKKK; translated from the coding sequence ATGACATTTACGTACGAAAACTTCGCAAAAGACGGGACACTCACATTACTGGATCCCCTGTTCACCCTATTGCTGATTTTCTCAGCTTTGTTCATTATCGTGCTGCTGGGCTTTAGTATTAATCCTAAGATCATGTTATTTATTGGTGCGCTCATTATTTTATTAAGTGCACAATTGCAGTCGATTGCAGGAATTTTGGCAGATGAACTAAATTTAGCAAGTTCTTCGAAAAACTTTTACATTTTTATCGCAATCGTTGTGATTCAGTTAGGATTAATCGTGTTTGCGTTTGTGAAGGATAAAAAGAAGAAATAG